A single genomic interval of Lacrimispora sphenoides JCM 1415 harbors:
- a CDS encoding nucleoside phosphorylase → MEKLKMMHIGISKGDVGRYVFLPGSPERAEKIAAHFDNPREIAYNREFRTFVGELDGTRVAVTSTGIGGPSAAIAMEELYQCGADTMLRIGSGASTSEKVKTGDIVIPNGAIRMEGVSNHYLPMEFPAVPDFSMIKELEAASGRLNMPYNVGVTITKASFYSQTQPEKKPVKDEILHKWSAYEAGGATSTSMECSTLFLVAASLGIRAASVLVSATDYKNSPEKDRVPLTELENRVILVGIEAMRAIIKNDLVG, encoded by the coding sequence ATGGAAAAATTGAAAATGATGCATATTGGTATCTCAAAAGGCGATGTTGGAAGGTATGTTTTTTTACCGGGGAGCCCGGAGAGGGCAGAAAAGATAGCCGCTCATTTTGACAATCCAAGGGAAATTGCATACAACCGTGAGTTCAGGACCTTTGTGGGAGAACTTGATGGAACGAGAGTGGCTGTTACCAGTACCGGAATCGGAGGACCTTCTGCCGCCATTGCAATGGAGGAGCTTTACCAGTGCGGAGCGGATACCATGCTTCGCATCGGTTCCGGCGCTTCAACTTCAGAAAAGGTGAAGACAGGGGACATCGTGATTCCCAATGGAGCAATCCGGATGGAAGGCGTCAGCAATCATTATTTGCCGATGGAATTCCCTGCGGTTCCGGACTTTTCCATGATAAAAGAGCTGGAGGCCGCGTCTGGACGGCTGAATATGCCCTATAATGTGGGGGTTACCATTACAAAAGCTTCCTTTTACAGTCAGACTCAGCCCGAGAAAAAGCCGGTAAAGGATGAGATCCTTCATAAATGGAGTGCCTACGAGGCAGGCGGTGCCACCTCTACAAGCATGGAATGTTCCACCCTGTTTCTGGTAGCGGCTAGCTTAGGGATTCGGGCAGCTTCCGTTTTAGTAAGTGCCACGGATTATAAGAATTCCCCGGAAAAGGACAGGGTACCCCTTACGGAATTGGAAAACAGAGTGATTCTGGTTGGCATTGAGGCGATGAGAGCCATAATAAAAAATGATTTGGTGGGGTGA
- a CDS encoding Cof-type HAD-IIB family hydrolase, whose product MSIRLIASDMDGTLLNPQTNISKANVDAIRRLERAGIEFLICSGRDYQEAKAVMDACDITCSYICLSGAAVYSQDGEILSEIPLTPQNLVDIDRILTEQQADMDILTSLGRYTTTPKERKLNEIYSFLKKKFSPSPDYISQELEDAVQNRMESTTFISSLEELPEGSDVFKICSNGLPVQKAAELKEIFSDYPDLAAASSFPDNIELTNQAAQKGLILKAYAEQKGISLKDVMVIGDSDNDLSMFTPEFGWTVAMENAMPCIRDAAKYHTKSNTEDGVAWAIRKLVFQENS is encoded by the coding sequence ATGAGCATCCGACTGATCGCCTCCGATATGGATGGCACCCTTTTAAACCCTCAGACCAATATCTCAAAAGCCAATGTAGATGCGATCCGCAGGCTTGAGCGCGCGGGCATAGAGTTTTTAATCTGCAGCGGACGGGATTATCAAGAAGCAAAAGCCGTTATGGATGCCTGTGATATCACATGCAGCTACATCTGCTTAAGCGGGGCTGCCGTATACAGTCAGGATGGTGAAATACTGAGTGAGATTCCTCTTACCCCTCAGAACCTTGTAGATATAGATCGGATCCTTACAGAGCAGCAGGCAGATATGGATATTCTTACTTCCTTGGGGCGGTATACCACTACCCCGAAAGAGCGGAAGTTAAACGAGATATACTCCTTCTTAAAAAAGAAATTCAGCCCCTCTCCTGATTACATTTCCCAAGAGCTGGAAGATGCCGTACAAAACCGGATGGAATCCACGACCTTTATTTCCTCTCTTGAAGAGCTTCCTGAGGGCAGTGATGTATTTAAGATATGCAGCAACGGACTTCCTGTTCAAAAGGCTGCAGAATTAAAAGAAATTTTCTCAGACTATCCGGATCTGGCTGCGGCCTCCTCTTTCCCTGACAATATAGAGCTGACCAATCAGGCTGCTCAGAAAGGGCTGATTCTGAAAGCATACGCAGAACAAAAAGGAATCTCTCTTAAGGATGTGATGGTGATCGGAGACAGCGACAATGATCTGTCCATGTTCACTCCGGAATTCGGATGGACTGTCGCCATGGAAAATGCCATGCCCTGTATCCGGGATGCAGCAAAATATCACACCAAATCCAATACAGAGGATGGGGTTGCCTGGGCCATTCGCAAGCTTGTGTTTCAGGAAAACAGCTGA
- a CDS encoding PTS sugar transporter subunit IIC: protein MNTIVKFIERKFLPVAVVIGSQKHLLALRDAFINLMPLTMAGSMAVLLNALLRDIPNTYLGTGNGVTTFPLVSWIISLNGIVWGGTLAVMGIMLSITLGYTIAKSYDVNKVAGAIVSLAAYLMGLPQSASTSTTLTLSDVLPANIADMIQASGATIATADGVSTITVTGSAWGFFNFSGYFGAAGMFTVILFSFLSVIIFAKLMRKNITIKLPESVPPAVSRAFSAIIPGVISLYGSAIIYFVLKQSWALGTQPVSDWITEHIQQPLLGISQGYGSVFIIVLLVHLLWFFGLHGTNIMGAVLNSTYGVAQLQNLAAYESGAEIPYKWVSGSFEAFVWPGGAGVTIALIASILILSKRADYKMVGKLGLGPGLFNINEPIMFGIPVVLNPLLIVPFILAPLATATISYFATIWGLVSPVVISVPWVMPVFLSGFLATAGDWRSLVLTAVNMVVAFAIWAPFIIAANGVDSPSEN from the coding sequence ATGAATACAATTGTAAAATTTATAGAAAGAAAATTTTTACCTGTAGCTGTCGTAATAGGTTCTCAAAAGCATTTACTTGCTCTTAGAGATGCATTCATCAATTTGATGCCCCTGACTATGGCTGGTTCTATGGCTGTTCTTTTAAATGCGCTGTTGCGCGATATACCCAATACATATCTGGGCACCGGTAACGGTGTTACTACTTTTCCCCTTGTTTCATGGATTATTTCTTTAAACGGAATTGTCTGGGGGGGAACCCTGGCGGTTATGGGCATCATGCTTTCAATTACCCTGGGTTATACGATAGCAAAATCTTATGATGTTAATAAGGTAGCTGGTGCTATTGTTTCACTTGCTGCATATCTTATGGGATTGCCTCAAAGCGCCAGTACATCCACCACCCTTACTTTAAGTGATGTGCTGCCTGCTAATATTGCAGACATGATTCAGGCTTCAGGTGCAACAATCGCTACAGCCGATGGTGTGTCCACTATAACAGTTACAGGTAGTGCCTGGGGATTTTTTAACTTTTCAGGCTACTTTGGAGCTGCGGGAATGTTTACTGTTATATTATTCTCTTTTTTATCGGTGATAATTTTTGCGAAACTGATGAGGAAAAATATTACAATAAAACTTCCTGAATCTGTTCCGCCTGCAGTGTCTCGTGCTTTTTCTGCCATCATACCAGGTGTTATATCACTTTATGGATCGGCTATCATCTATTTCGTACTTAAACAGAGCTGGGCGTTAGGTACCCAACCTGTCAGTGACTGGATAACAGAACATATACAACAGCCATTGCTGGGCATATCACAAGGCTATGGTTCGGTATTTATAATTGTATTGCTTGTGCACTTACTGTGGTTCTTCGGATTACATGGCACAAATATAATGGGAGCTGTTTTGAACAGTACTTATGGTGTTGCCCAGCTGCAAAATTTAGCTGCTTACGAGTCTGGCGCTGAGATTCCTTATAAATGGGTTTCAGGTTCTTTCGAGGCATTTGTGTGGCCTGGCGGTGCTGGTGTTACAATTGCTCTTATTGCTTCAATTTTAATTTTGTCAAAACGAGCAGATTATAAAATGGTGGGCAAGTTAGGTCTGGGACCGGGATTATTTAATATCAACGAGCCAATCATGTTCGGTATACCTGTAGTTCTTAATCCTTTGCTGATTGTGCCGTTTATTCTGGCTCCGCTTGCAACAGCAACCATTTCATATTTTGCTACGATCTGGGGTCTGGTAAGCCCGGTTGTTATCAGTGTTCCATGGGTGATGCCTGTCTTCTTGAGCGGATTCCTCGCTACAGCAGGCGACTGGCGTTCGCTCGTACTTACTGCTGTCAATATGGTTGTTGCCTTTGCAATATGGGCGCCATTTATTATTGCTGCAAATGGAGTAGACTCTCCATCAGAAAACTAA
- a CDS encoding BMP family ABC transporter substrate-binding protein has protein sequence MKKTFQLILTGVLACAMLTACGKTNDSVQTTAGKQEQTEGADTASGEKTPEKPLKAVYLVNGNLGDKGFYDSAASGLTRMRDELGADIKVVEMGRDETSYEGHFTDVSEQDWDVIIAGTWSVKEVAQNTAAQYPDKKYVFFDSDVDRTIVADGNMMGITYNSNQGSFLAGVLAAQMLDSGDAKIDASKRTLGFIGSMDVANINDFLVGYLEGVKYVDPSIKVIPSYVGSFEDVPKCLEMTTQLYNQGAQIVYAPASQSILGAATAANNVDKYLIACDQDLYTQLKDTNPDIAKNILTSTLKNVGDSLVTAVKGLMDNSMTCDETYALGLDSGAVGLAQNDNFNTIVPEDIKKNLDAVKDKIIKGDITVGSAMKMTTEEVAALRDSMK, from the coding sequence ATGAAAAAAACGTTTCAATTGATTCTTACAGGGGTACTTGCCTGTGCTATGCTCACTGCATGCGGCAAAACAAATGACAGCGTACAGACGACTGCCGGAAAACAGGAGCAAACAGAAGGGGCGGATACAGCAAGCGGAGAGAAGACTCCGGAAAAGCCGTTAAAGGCCGTATATCTGGTAAACGGAAACCTGGGGGACAAAGGCTTTTATGACTCAGCGGCCAGCGGCCTTACCCGTATGAGAGATGAACTGGGGGCCGACATCAAGGTGGTTGAAATGGGACGGGACGAAACCAGCTATGAAGGACATTTCACAGACGTATCCGAGCAGGACTGGGATGTGATCATCGCAGGTACCTGGTCTGTGAAAGAAGTGGCACAAAATACGGCCGCACAGTATCCTGACAAAAAGTATGTTTTCTTTGACAGCGATGTGGACCGGACGATTGTTGCTGACGGAAATATGATGGGCATTACATACAATTCCAACCAGGGCTCTTTCTTAGCCGGTGTCCTGGCTGCCCAGATGCTTGATTCCGGAGACGCAAAGATCGATGCATCCAAGAGAACCTTGGGCTTTATCGGTTCCATGGATGTGGCAAATATCAATGACTTCCTGGTAGGATATCTGGAAGGCGTGAAATACGTAGATCCAAGCATCAAGGTGATCCCTTCCTATGTGGGTTCCTTTGAAGATGTGCCCAAATGTCTTGAAATGACCACCCAGTTATACAATCAGGGTGCCCAGATCGTATATGCGCCGGCGTCACAAAGTATACTCGGCGCAGCAACTGCGGCAAACAACGTAGACAAATACTTAATCGCCTGTGACCAGGATCTGTATACCCAGTTAAAGGATACGAATCCTGACATCGCAAAGAATATTTTGACCTCAACCCTGAAAAATGTGGGAGATTCTCTTGTAACAGCAGTCAAAGGCCTTATGGACAACTCCATGACCTGTGACGAGACATATGCTCTTGGCCTTGACAGCGGTGCAGTGGGTCTGGCTCAGAATGATAATTTTAACACCATTGTTCCAGAAGATATCAAGAAGAATCTTGATGCGGTAAAGGACAAGATCATTAAGGGTGATATTACGGTCGGAAGCGCGATGAAGATGACGACGGAAGAAGTCGCAGCATTGCGTGACAGCATGAAATAA
- a CDS encoding ABC transporter ATP-binding protein, whose translation MEEKKEVLRMENIVKVYSNGVMANKGINFSVLAGEIHALSGENGAGKSTLMKIIFGEEQPTSGDIYVNGEKTIISSPQLAISLGIGMVHQHFMLVPSLTVAENVILGVEPRKGLLINRKNAHRQVEEMAEKFNMQVSPRARIEDLTVGQKQKVEILKALFRGAKILILDEPTAVLTPQETTELFEELKRLKSNGYTIIFISHKLNEVKELCDRISIIRQGRSMGLYDMKDVTEQDISNLMVGRDVILNIEKKLPDLGEPTIHVKDLSISGENGKTYVNNVSFLLREGEILGIAGVEGNGQSELAEALTGLRTYNSGSIEMCGKEISGCSIKDIRALSVSHIPEDRMTTGVAPALSITENTLSDKISKKRFSKHGIIDKRKIKQYGLDMAKDYQVLCKNPDVRIDSLSGGNIQKAVLARELSNDPKVIIANQPTRGVDVGATEFIRKRLIKMRDSKKSVLLISSDLNEVLGLSDSIIVMHEGQIVAYFPDAGKISELELGKYMLGIEKQSEAEIKEACHGQ comes from the coding sequence ATGGAAGAGAAAAAAGAAGTATTGCGGATGGAAAATATCGTTAAAGTATACTCCAATGGCGTAATGGCGAATAAGGGGATCAATTTCTCTGTTCTAGCCGGAGAAATCCATGCTTTGTCCGGAGAAAACGGAGCGGGTAAATCCACTTTAATGAAAATCATTTTTGGCGAAGAGCAGCCGACCTCAGGGGATATCTACGTCAATGGCGAAAAAACCATCATTTCTTCTCCTCAATTAGCGATCAGTCTGGGGATCGGAATGGTACACCAGCATTTCATGCTGGTTCCATCGCTTACGGTTGCGGAGAATGTCATTCTGGGCGTTGAACCCAGAAAAGGCTTGCTGATCAACAGGAAGAATGCCCACAGACAGGTAGAAGAGATGGCGGAAAAATTCAACATGCAGGTGAGCCCAAGGGCAAGAATTGAAGATTTAACCGTAGGCCAAAAGCAGAAGGTGGAGATTCTGAAGGCATTGTTCCGTGGAGCGAAGATACTGATTTTAGATGAGCCTACCGCAGTCTTGACCCCACAGGAAACCACCGAATTATTTGAGGAATTAAAGAGGCTTAAAAGCAATGGCTATACCATAATTTTCATTTCCCATAAGCTGAACGAAGTAAAAGAACTGTGTGACAGGATTTCCATTATACGCCAGGGAAGGTCCATGGGCCTGTATGATATGAAGGATGTAACAGAGCAGGACATCTCCAACCTTATGGTGGGAAGGGACGTTATACTGAACATAGAGAAAAAACTGCCTGACTTGGGAGAACCCACTATCCATGTAAAGGATTTAAGCATCTCCGGTGAGAATGGGAAAACTTATGTAAACAACGTATCTTTTCTTTTAAGAGAAGGGGAGATCCTTGGAATTGCAGGGGTAGAAGGCAACGGCCAGTCTGAGCTGGCGGAAGCTTTAACTGGGCTTCGAACGTATAATTCCGGTTCCATCGAGATGTGCGGCAAGGAGATATCCGGCTGCAGCATTAAAGATATCCGGGCACTTTCTGTCTCCCATATTCCGGAGGACCGCATGACCACCGGCGTGGCCCCTGCGTTGTCCATCACGGAAAATACCCTTTCAGATAAAATATCCAAGAAAAGGTTTTCAAAGCATGGGATCATCGACAAACGAAAGATAAAGCAATACGGGCTTGATATGGCAAAGGATTATCAGGTACTGTGCAAAAATCCTGATGTCAGGATTGACAGCCTCTCCGGCGGTAATATCCAAAAGGCAGTCCTTGCCCGGGAACTATCAAACGATCCCAAGGTCATTATTGCCAACCAGCCTACCAGGGGCGTGGATGTAGGTGCAACCGAATTCATCCGCAAACGGCTGATCAAAATGAGAGACAGTAAAAAATCTGTATTGCTCATCAGCTCAGATTTAAATGAAGTGCTGGGATTATCCGACAGCATCATTGTCATGCATGAAGGACAGATTGTGGCGTATTTCCCGGATGCAGGAAAGATCAGCGAGCTTGAGCTTGGAAAATATATGCTTGGTATTGAAAAGCAGTCTGAAGCAGAGATAAAGGAGGCTTGTCATGGACAGTAA
- a CDS encoding ABC transporter permease produces the protein MIDYSFIVDFLFMWIRVATPILLTSLGAVICERTGVVNLGLDGIMLISALFGVLGSAWGGNLFWGLVAGVGAALIVSGVFAYFHLMLKANAVLCGTAVNTIAGGLTVFVLQLATGEKGSSSSLKSFSFPAVNIPIIKDIPVLGDILSGHNVITYFAFFMVIMISVFLYRTPMGLRMRAVGENPSAASSVGQNVVKIRFLAILLCGVMAGMGGMYLSMGYLSMFTRDMVAGRGFIALAACAMGQASPVGALISSMVFSFFDGLSNILQLLQIPSEFVQMLPYGATILGLTVYSIQKQRQKNKKNKEIQQNVIK, from the coding sequence ATGATTGATTATTCATTTATCGTTGATTTCCTTTTTATGTGGATTCGTGTGGCAACTCCTATTTTACTTACATCTTTGGGTGCAGTGATCTGTGAAAGAACAGGAGTAGTCAATCTTGGATTAGATGGGATCATGCTCATTTCGGCCCTCTTCGGAGTTCTGGGTAGTGCATGGGGAGGCAATCTGTTTTGGGGGCTTGTGGCAGGTGTTGGCGCGGCCTTAATTGTAAGCGGGGTTTTCGCATACTTCCATCTGATGCTAAAGGCCAACGCTGTGTTATGCGGTACGGCAGTTAACACCATAGCCGGCGGGCTTACGGTCTTTGTGCTCCAGCTTGCAACAGGGGAAAAAGGGTCCAGTTCATCCTTAAAAAGCTTTAGCTTTCCAGCGGTTAACATACCTATTATAAAGGACATTCCGGTCCTTGGAGATATTTTATCCGGCCACAATGTGATCACCTACTTTGCCTTTTTTATGGTGATTATGATCTCAGTCTTTTTATACCGTACTCCGATGGGACTTCGTATGAGGGCCGTAGGGGAAAATCCCAGTGCAGCTTCCAGCGTAGGGCAGAATGTAGTTAAGATCCGGTTTCTGGCTATTTTATTATGCGGTGTTATGGCGGGAATGGGAGGAATGTATTTATCCATGGGTTACTTATCCATGTTTACCAGGGACATGGTAGCCGGACGCGGGTTTATCGCTCTTGCAGCCTGCGCCATGGGACAGGCAAGCCCGGTAGGAGCCTTAATCTCTTCCATGGTATTTTCATTCTTTGACGGCCTTTCCAATATCCTGCAGCTTTTACAGATTCCATCAGAATTTGTACAGATGCTGCCTTACGGGGCGACCATTTTAGGCCTGACCGTTTACTCTATTCAAAAGCAACGGCAGAAAAATAAGAAAAATAAGGAGATACAGCAAAATGTCATTAAATAA
- a CDS encoding nucleoside phosphorylase: MKEKKMMHLNITKDQVGQYVFLPGSVERAAKIAAYFDNPVKIAHHREYLTYTGTLAGVPVSVTSTGIGGPSAAIAVEELYECGAHTMMRIGSCASTSPKVKVGDVVIPNGAVRMEGTGIHYLPEEFPAVPDYEMVKELEAAAKKLDIPYNIGVTISKDSFYTEVSPETKPVYYELKNKWEAYEKGGATNSSMECATLFLVAASLDIRMSSVMISATNYKSYSNDDKDYPREWEDRAIQVGIEAMTQIIKKDKADR; this comes from the coding sequence ATGAAGGAAAAAAAGATGATGCATTTGAACATTACCAAAGATCAGGTAGGACAATATGTATTCTTGCCGGGAAGTGTGGAGCGGGCAGCCAAAATAGCAGCCTATTTTGATAATCCCGTTAAAATAGCCCATCACAGAGAGTACCTTACATATACGGGAACCCTGGCAGGAGTACCTGTTTCCGTCACCAGCACAGGAATCGGCGGACCTTCGGCGGCCATCGCGGTAGAGGAATTGTATGAATGCGGCGCCCACACCATGATGAGGATCGGCTCCTGCGCTTCCACTTCCCCAAAGGTTAAGGTGGGAGATGTAGTCATCCCCAATGGAGCAGTAAGGATGGAGGGAACAGGGATTCATTATCTGCCTGAGGAATTCCCCGCTGTTCCGGATTATGAGATGGTAAAAGAACTGGAAGCTGCAGCAAAGAAGCTTGACATTCCTTATAATATCGGAGTGACAATCTCTAAGGACTCCTTTTACACGGAAGTTTCCCCTGAGACAAAGCCGGTGTATTATGAGTTAAAGAACAAATGGGAAGCTTATGAAAAGGGTGGAGCCACCAATTCAAGCATGGAGTGCGCAACGCTGTTTCTGGTAGCCGCATCCCTTGACATCAGAATGTCATCTGTCATGATCAGTGCGACCAATTACAAAAGTTATAGCAATGACGATAAGGATTATCCCAGGGAATGGGAAGACAGAGCGATCCAGGTGGGAATAGAAGCAATGACGCAGATTATTAAAAAGGACAAGGCAGACCGTTAA
- a CDS encoding nucleoside phosphorylase encodes MSLNKDEKTLGKRQYHIHLNPGDIGDYVLLPGDPARSDRVAKYLEDARLVANNREHRTFTGYYKGVKVSVTSTGMGCPSAAIAAEELINIGAKCLIRIGSSAALQEGIKIGDLMISTASMKNEGTSRFYVPDCFPAVPDFDLTRVLVDTAKDMKDEISGSLYYGINASDDAFYGETEEWIGKLSKLGCLNVEMESSALYTVCHRRKVRGAMISAVSGNIVTGDVIYETENTGLAAGWDDEIRVVLEAIYRFERESR; translated from the coding sequence ATGTCATTAAATAAAGATGAAAAAACCCTTGGTAAAAGACAGTACCACATCCATTTGAATCCCGGAGATATCGGCGACTATGTTTTGCTTCCCGGCGATCCGGCCCGTTCCGACCGAGTGGCAAAATATCTGGAAGATGCCCGGCTGGTGGCCAATAACAGAGAGCACCGCACCTTTACAGGATACTATAAGGGGGTAAAGGTTTCTGTTACATCAACGGGAATGGGCTGCCCGTCAGCTGCCATTGCAGCGGAAGAGTTGATCAATATCGGCGCAAAATGCTTAATCCGCATCGGCAGCAGCGCAGCCTTACAGGAAGGGATCAAGATCGGCGATTTAATGATTTCCACCGCTTCCATGAAAAATGAAGGAACCTCCAGATTTTACGTGCCGGATTGCTTCCCTGCGGTCCCGGATTTTGACCTTACAAGAGTACTGGTCGACACGGCAAAGGATATGAAGGATGAGATTTCCGGCAGTCTCTATTATGGAATCAATGCCAGCGACGATGCGTTTTATGGTGAAACAGAGGAATGGATCGGGAAATTATCAAAGCTTGGCTGCTTAAATGTTGAGATGGAAAGCTCCGCCCTTTATACGGTCTGCCACAGACGGAAGGTAAGAGGAGCCATGATCAGTGCCGTATCAGGCAATATTGTTACAGGCGATGTGATTTATGAAACTGAGAATACGGGATTGGCAGCAGGCTGGGATGATGAGATCCGGGTTGTTTTAGAGGCGATTTACCGCTTTGAACGGGAGAGCCGGTAA
- a CDS encoding ABC transporter permease, translating to MDSNKRIHLIVDMAKLMIAILVSCGLVTAIVLGTSSEPMNAFFSFFIGPFTSFRRIGNIVEAASPLMFTALAVILIFGAGQFSMIAEGAFFIGTLGAMMVATSVPLPTGIHSAVALLAAAAMGAAVALIPALLKMKWQVSEVVTSLMLNYIVQFFAIYMVSYYFREISSSSLASIAFLDTSLLPVIIGGTRIHTGIILGVVLCLLIYFLLFRTTFGMKLRIVGNNPKFANYSGIKVTGIMVASQVIAGALAGIGGGAELLGMYTRFKWTSSPGYGWTGIAVALLARNNPLLVPLAALFMGYLNVGANIMARNSDVSSEVVKIIQGVMILMIAAEALLKKWKQRMIVEAAKAETGMKGDVVND from the coding sequence ATGGACAGTAATAAACGGATTCACCTGATCGTGGATATGGCAAAACTGATGATAGCAATTTTGGTGTCCTGCGGTCTTGTCACAGCGATTGTACTAGGAACCAGTTCTGAACCGATGAACGCCTTTTTCAGCTTTTTCATCGGTCCCTTTACCTCCTTCCGCCGCATCGGCAATATTGTGGAGGCAGCTTCCCCGCTAATGTTTACGGCACTGGCCGTTATCCTGATTTTCGGAGCAGGACAGTTTTCCATGATCGCAGAGGGCGCTTTTTTCATCGGAACCCTTGGTGCAATGATGGTTGCGACCTCTGTCCCCCTTCCGACCGGCATTCATTCAGCCGTGGCATTGCTGGCAGCGGCAGCTATGGGCGCTGCCGTAGCCCTGATTCCTGCGTTGTTAAAAATGAAATGGCAGGTTTCAGAAGTGGTGACTTCACTGATGCTAAACTATATCGTCCAGTTTTTTGCCATTTATATGGTAAGCTACTATTTCCGTGAGATCAGCAGTTCAAGCCTTGCTTCCATCGCATTTCTGGATACCTCCCTGTTACCGGTAATCATAGGAGGCACCAGGATCCACACCGGAATTATCCTTGGAGTTGTTCTCTGCCTGCTCATTTATTTTCTGCTCTTCCGTACGACCTTTGGAATGAAGCTAAGAATAGTGGGAAACAATCCGAAGTTTGCAAACTATTCGGGGATAAAGGTCACCGGCATTATGGTAGCCTCCCAGGTAATTGCCGGTGCACTGGCAGGAATTGGCGGAGGTGCGGAGCTTTTGGGCATGTATACCCGTTTTAAATGGACCTCGAGTCCGGGCTACGGGTGGACCGGTATTGCCGTCGCCTTACTTGCCAGAAACAATCCCCTCCTGGTGCCCCTTGCGGCTCTTTTTATGGGGTATCTGAATGTGGGAGCAAACATTATGGCAAGAAACAGCGATGTCAGCAGTGAGGTGGTAAAGATCATCCAGGGAGTCATGATCCTTATGATCGCAGCCGAGGCTCTGCTTAAAAAATGGAAGCAGAGAATGATCGTAGAGGCTGCAAAGGCAGAAACTGGAATGAAAGGAGATGTAGTAAATGATTGA
- a CDS encoding GntR family transcriptional regulator: MMDYNKLPLLEEDISENLVIPNYVKIYDIIFNLIVEGVIKAGDVVPSENKLANYWKVSRGTVRMAMRKLEEDGYINKTQGKQAVVSTHALQYKDGFQWLFNPCIENCVDTIDEIKISAQYQPCGVYVAHELGYKKPGDLMVFTSTDYFSNGRQVANTVTIFDAEYMEKFQLDMNDTEKMREFSTYGLYRLAKHAKTVFNVLNADADSYIAGINKNEPVIIVEEILVEEGDKQLSYAKHQLLGSMYRFSMERKSHM; this comes from the coding sequence ATGATGGATTACAATAAGTTACCGCTTCTGGAGGAAGATATTTCAGAGAACCTGGTGATTCCGAACTATGTAAAAATTTATGATATTATTTTTAATTTAATAGTCGAAGGAGTGATCAAAGCAGGAGATGTTGTTCCAAGTGAAAATAAGCTGGCTAATTACTGGAAGGTCAGCCGCGGTACGGTCAGAATGGCCATGAGAAAGCTGGAAGAGGATGGATACATAAATAAGACCCAGGGGAAACAGGCGGTAGTCTCGACACATGCGCTGCAATATAAGGATGGATTCCAGTGGTTGTTTAACCCGTGTATTGAGAACTGTGTGGATACCATTGATGAGATTAAGATTTCCGCCCAGTACCAGCCCTGCGGTGTCTACGTTGCTCATGAGCTGGGGTATAAAAAGCCGGGAGATTTAATGGTTTTTACCAGTACGGACTATTTTTCCAATGGACGCCAGGTGGCAAACACGGTCACGATTTTCGATGCGGAATACATGGAGAAATTCCAGCTGGATATGAATGACACAGAAAAGATGAGGGAGTTCAGCACTTATGGACTGTATCGGCTGGCAAAGCATGCCAAGACGGTATTCAATGTGCTGAATGCGGATGCGGATTCTTATATTGCAGGCATTAATAAAAATGAGCCGGTCATCATTGTGGAAGAGATCCTGGTAGAAGAGGGGGATAAGCAGCTCAGCTATGCCAAGCACCAGCTACTTGGAAGTATGTACCGTTTCTCTATGGAGCGCAAGTCTCATATGTAA